In the Sarcophilus harrisii chromosome 1, mSarHar1.11, whole genome shotgun sequence genome, one interval contains:
- the BFAR gene encoding bifunctional apoptosis regulator isoform X2: MEDVQLIAPNMTSTEKEKPISGVSRQISVSEFSCHCCYDILVNPTTLNCGHSLCRHCLALWWVSSKKTECPECREKWEGFPKVNILLRDAIEKLFPDAIKLRLEDIQQNSDVVHSLAAFHKYGNDQISIAPNAGRANPQRGGGFFSGVLTALTGVAVVLLVYHWSSRESEHDLLVHKSVAKWTAEEVIFWLEQLGPWASLYRERFLSERVNGRLLLTLTDEDFSKAPYNIENSSHRKAIIMELERVKTLGVKPPQNLWEYKAVNPGKSLFLLYALKSSPRLSMLYLYLFDYAETFLPFIHTICPVQEKEDIITKFLDFKEPTWKQWREFLVKYSFLPYQLIAEFAWDWLDVHYWTSRFLIVNAMLLSVLELFSFWRIWSRNDLKDIEQL; this comes from the exons ATGGAAGACGTTCAGCTAATTGCACCCAACATGACGAGCACTGAAAAAGAGAAACCCATCTCTGGTGTTAGTCGTCAAATTTCTGTTAGTGAATTTTCTTGCCACTGCTGTTATGATATCCTGGTGAATCCAACCACCTTAAACTGTGGACACAGTTTGTGTCGACATTGCCTGGCTCTATGGTGGGTGTCTTCAAAAAAAACAGAATGTCCAGAATGTCGAGAGAAATGGGAAGGTTTTCCAAAAGTAAATATTCTGCTAAG agatgcCATTGAAAAGTTATTTCCTGATGCCATCAAATTGAGATTAGAAGATATTCAGCAGAACAGTGATGTAGTCCATAGTCTTGCAGCCTTTCATAAATATGGCAATGATCAAATTTCTATAGCTCCAAATGCAGGACGAGCAAATCCTCAAAGAGGAGGAGGATTTTTTTCTGGAGTATTGACAGCTTTAACTGGTGTTGCA gtgGTTTTACTTGTATATCACTGGAGCAGCAGAGAGTCAGAGCATGACCTACTTGTTCACAAATCTGTTGCAAAATGGACAGCTGAAGAAGTCATCTTCTGGCTAGAGCAATTGGGCCCTTGGGCCTCTCTTTATAGAGAAAGATTTTTATCTGAAAGAGTTAATGGCAG ATTGCTTTTAACCCTGACAGATGAAGACTTTTCAAAGGCTCCATATAACATAGAGAATAGTAGCCACAGAAAAGCCATCATAATGGAACTGGAGCGTGTCAAAACTTTAGGAGTAAAGCCCCCACAGAATCTTTGGGAATACAAG GCTGTCAATCCAGGCAAGTCATTATTCCTACTATATGCCCTGAAGAGCTCCCCAAGACTCAGTATGTTGTATCTATATTTGTTTGATTATGCTGAAACCTTCCTACCTTTCATCCATACAATATGTCCTGtgcaagaaaaagaagatattatCACAAAGTTTtta gACTTTAAAGAGCCCACTTGGAAGCAGTGGAGAGAATTCCttgttaaatattcttttcttccataCCAATTAATTGCTGAATTTGCTTGGGATTGGCTGGATGTGCACTATTGGACATCACGGTTTCTTATTGTTAATGCCATGTTGCTCTCTGTtctggagttattttctttttggaggaTTTGGTCAAGAAATGACTTGAA ggatATTGAACAACTTTGA
- the BFAR gene encoding bifunctional apoptosis regulator isoform X1 produces MEDVQLIAPNMTSTEKEKPISGVSRQISVSEFSCHCCYDILVNPTTLNCGHSLCRHCLALWWVSSKKTECPECREKWEGFPKVNILLRDAIEKLFPDAIKLRLEDIQQNSDVVHSLAAFHKYGNDQISIAPNAGRANPQRGGGFFSGVLTALTGVAVVLLVYHWSSRESEHDLLVHKSVAKWTAEEVIFWLEQLGPWASLYRERFLSERVNGRLLLTLTDEDFSKAPYNIENSSHRKAIIMELERVKTLGVKPPQNLWEYKAVNPGKSLFLLYALKSSPRLSMLYLYLFDYAETFLPFIHTICPVQEKEDIITKFLDFKEPTWKQWREFLVKYSFLPYQLIAEFAWDWLDVHYWTSRFLIVNAMLLSVLELFSFWRIWSRNDLKTVPHIMWSHFWKVSTQGLFVAIFWPIIPQFICNCLFYWALYFNPIINIDLVVKEVRRLETQLL; encoded by the exons ATGGAAGACGTTCAGCTAATTGCACCCAACATGACGAGCACTGAAAAAGAGAAACCCATCTCTGGTGTTAGTCGTCAAATTTCTGTTAGTGAATTTTCTTGCCACTGCTGTTATGATATCCTGGTGAATCCAACCACCTTAAACTGTGGACACAGTTTGTGTCGACATTGCCTGGCTCTATGGTGGGTGTCTTCAAAAAAAACAGAATGTCCAGAATGTCGAGAGAAATGGGAAGGTTTTCCAAAAGTAAATATTCTGCTAAG agatgcCATTGAAAAGTTATTTCCTGATGCCATCAAATTGAGATTAGAAGATATTCAGCAGAACAGTGATGTAGTCCATAGTCTTGCAGCCTTTCATAAATATGGCAATGATCAAATTTCTATAGCTCCAAATGCAGGACGAGCAAATCCTCAAAGAGGAGGAGGATTTTTTTCTGGAGTATTGACAGCTTTAACTGGTGTTGCA gtgGTTTTACTTGTATATCACTGGAGCAGCAGAGAGTCAGAGCATGACCTACTTGTTCACAAATCTGTTGCAAAATGGACAGCTGAAGAAGTCATCTTCTGGCTAGAGCAATTGGGCCCTTGGGCCTCTCTTTATAGAGAAAGATTTTTATCTGAAAGAGTTAATGGCAG ATTGCTTTTAACCCTGACAGATGAAGACTTTTCAAAGGCTCCATATAACATAGAGAATAGTAGCCACAGAAAAGCCATCATAATGGAACTGGAGCGTGTCAAAACTTTAGGAGTAAAGCCCCCACAGAATCTTTGGGAATACAAG GCTGTCAATCCAGGCAAGTCATTATTCCTACTATATGCCCTGAAGAGCTCCCCAAGACTCAGTATGTTGTATCTATATTTGTTTGATTATGCTGAAACCTTCCTACCTTTCATCCATACAATATGTCCTGtgcaagaaaaagaagatattatCACAAAGTTTtta gACTTTAAAGAGCCCACTTGGAAGCAGTGGAGAGAATTCCttgttaaatattcttttcttccataCCAATTAATTGCTGAATTTGCTTGGGATTGGCTGGATGTGCACTATTGGACATCACGGTTTCTTATTGTTAATGCCATGTTGCTCTCTGTtctggagttattttctttttggaggaTTTGGTCAAGAAATGACTTGAA AACTGTTCCTCACATAATGTGGAGCCATTTTTGGAAAGTATCAACACAGGGACTTTTTGTGGCCATTTTTTGGCCTATTATTCCTCAGTTTATTTGCAACTGTTTATTTTACTGGGCCCTGTACTTTAACCCAATTATCAACATTGATCTTGTGGTCAAAGAAGTACGCAGACTAGAAACCCAATTGTTGTGA